From Streptomyces qinzhouensis, one genomic window encodes:
- a CDS encoding histone deacetylase, with amino-acid sequence MSGTPPRPVRPDPRPAAAGAPPDRVWYASYGSNTDPGRLRAYLRGGRPAGAARPTPGCRDPRPPERTIPLELPGTLHFATWSPVWSGGRAFWDPDAEGTTWARAHLITLGQFSDIAAQEMYRAPGPGTDLDLTEALARGRATVGPGRYETLVCPGFVAGLPVLAFTAPWRCGEVPGVSPSAGYLRHLAAGLLDAGAWKASAVARYLAAAPGAAGWTPERVAALTAGTSGDPRRPTS; translated from the coding sequence ATGAGCGGCACTCCCCCGCGTCCGGTACGCCCGGATCCGCGCCCCGCGGCGGCCGGCGCACCGCCGGACCGGGTCTGGTACGCCTCGTACGGCTCCAACACCGATCCCGGACGGCTGCGCGCCTATCTCCGCGGCGGACGGCCGGCGGGGGCGGCGCGGCCCACTCCGGGCTGCCGGGATCCGCGGCCTCCCGAACGGACGATCCCGCTCGAACTCCCGGGCACACTCCACTTCGCGACCTGGTCGCCGGTCTGGTCGGGCGGCCGGGCGTTCTGGGACCCGGACGCCGAGGGCACCACCTGGGCGCGGGCGCATCTGATCACGCTCGGCCAGTTCTCCGATATCGCGGCACAGGAGATGTACCGCGCGCCCGGCCCCGGCACGGACCTGGACCTGACCGAGGCGCTGGCCCGCGGGCGCGCGACGGTGGGGCCGGGGCGGTACGAGACGCTGGTCTGCCCCGGGTTCGTCGCCGGGCTGCCGGTGCTGGCCTTCACCGCGCCGTGGCGGTGCGGCGAGGTTCCCGGGGTGTCCCCGTCCGCCGGGTATCTCCGGCATCTGGCGGCCGGGCTGCTGGACGCCGGGGCGTGGAAGGCGTCCGCGGTCGCGCGCTATCTGGCGGCGGCGCCGGGCGCGGCGGGGTGGACGCCGGAGCGGGTGGCGGCGCTGACGGCCGGGACCTCGGGAGATCCACGGCGACCAACTTCCTGA
- a CDS encoding ECF transporter S component, with the protein MGPVSRVGKGANTSGAARPVRLGPRSVAALALISAIGVAFFGWPLLADERSGVVAHAEDAPWLFALLLPLLVAVVVATIADTGMGAKAVAMLGVLAAVGAAMRPLGAGTAGLEPMFFLMVLAGRVLGPGFGFVLGSVTMFASALLTGGVGPWLPFQMLAMGWFTMGAGLLPGAERLRGRAETLMLAGYGALAAFAYGTVMNLQGWTIVPGMATGISFQPGEPLQENLVRFFAYVAATSLGWDLGRAVLTVVLTLTVGPAVLGLLRRATRRAAFEAQITFEGVDGDAAGEPSHRPPRVYEAPS; encoded by the coding sequence ATGGGCCCTGTGAGCCGCGTGGGCAAGGGAGCGAACACCTCGGGCGCCGCGCGGCCGGTCCGGCTCGGTCCGCGTTCCGTCGCCGCCCTGGCGCTGATCAGCGCGATCGGCGTGGCGTTCTTCGGCTGGCCGCTGCTGGCGGACGAGCGGTCCGGTGTGGTCGCGCACGCGGAGGACGCGCCGTGGCTGTTCGCGCTGCTGCTGCCGCTGCTGGTCGCGGTGGTCGTGGCGACGATCGCCGATACCGGCATGGGCGCGAAGGCGGTCGCCATGCTGGGGGTGCTGGCGGCGGTGGGCGCGGCGATGCGTCCGCTGGGTGCCGGGACGGCCGGCCTGGAGCCGATGTTCTTCCTGATGGTGCTGGCGGGCCGGGTGCTGGGGCCGGGCTTCGGCTTCGTCCTGGGCTCGGTGACGATGTTCGCCTCCGCGCTGTTGACCGGGGGTGTGGGGCCCTGGCTGCCGTTCCAGATGCTGGCGATGGGCTGGTTCACGATGGGCGCGGGTCTGCTGCCGGGCGCGGAGCGGCTGCGGGGGCGGGCGGAGACGCTGATGCTGGCCGGTTACGGGGCGCTGGCGGCGTTCGCGTACGGCACGGTGATGAACCTCCAGGGCTGGACCATCGTCCCGGGCATGGCGACGGGGATCTCCTTCCAGCCGGGTGAGCCGCTCCAGGAGAATCTCGTGCGCTTCTTCGCCTATGTCGCGGCGACGTCCCTGGGCTGGGACCTGGGGCGGGCGGTCCTCACGGTCGTCCTCACGCTCACCGTCGGCCCGGCGGTGCTCGGGCTGCTGCGGCGGGCGACACGACGGGCCGCGTTCGAGGCGCAGATCACATTCGAGGGCGTGGACGGGGACGCGGCGGGTGAGCCGTCCCACAGGCCTCCGAGGGTGTACGAAGCGCCTTCGTAG
- a CDS encoding ABC transporter ATP-binding protein yields MIRFENVSVTYGGAAAPTIAGVDLTVPEGELVLLVGPSGVGKSTLLGTVSGLVPHFTGGTLRGRVTVDGRDTRTHPPRQLADIVGTVGQDPSAHFVTDTVEDELAYGMESLGTPPDVMRRRVEETLDLLGLAGLRERPIATLSGGQRQRVAIGSVLTAHPKVLVLDEPTSALDPAAAEEVLAVLQRLVHDLGTTVLLAEHRLERVVQYADRVVLLPEPGAAPVTGAPEEIMAISPVHPPVVALGKLAGWDPLPLSVRDARRRAGELRDRLGDPAPVTPSRDSGETVAELSGVAVRHGRVTALRDVDLTFTGGETVALMGRNGAGKSTLLSSLVGLVEPVSGTVSVGGLAPHRTRPRDLIRRVGLVPQEPRDLLYADTVAAECAAADTDAGAAPGACRELVARLLPGVRDATHPRDLSEGQRLALALAVVLTARPPLLLLDEPTRGLDYAAKARLVAVLKELAARGHAIVLATHDVELAAELAQRVVVLADGEIVADGPTAEVVVGSPAFAPQTAKVLAPRRWLTVAQVEASL; encoded by the coding sequence GTGATCCGGTTCGAGAATGTGTCGGTGACCTACGGCGGGGCGGCCGCACCGACGATCGCCGGGGTCGATCTGACCGTCCCGGAGGGCGAACTCGTCCTTCTCGTGGGCCCGTCCGGAGTCGGCAAGTCGACCCTGCTGGGCACGGTCTCCGGTCTCGTACCGCATTTCACCGGCGGTACGCTGCGCGGCCGGGTCACCGTCGACGGCCGGGACACCCGTACCCATCCGCCGCGGCAACTGGCCGATATCGTCGGGACGGTCGGCCAGGACCCGTCGGCGCATTTCGTCACGGACACGGTCGAGGACGAGCTGGCGTACGGCATGGAGTCACTGGGCACACCCCCGGACGTGATGCGCCGCCGGGTGGAGGAGACCCTCGATCTGCTGGGCCTCGCCGGGCTGCGGGAGCGGCCGATCGCGACGCTGTCCGGCGGGCAGCGGCAGCGGGTGGCGATCGGTTCGGTACTGACCGCGCATCCGAAGGTGCTGGTCCTGGACGAGCCGACGTCGGCGCTCGACCCGGCCGCCGCCGAAGAGGTGCTGGCGGTGCTCCAGCGGCTGGTGCACGACCTGGGGACGACGGTGCTGCTGGCGGAGCACCGGCTGGAGCGGGTGGTGCAGTACGCGGACCGGGTGGTCCTCCTCCCGGAGCCGGGCGCGGCGCCGGTGACCGGCGCACCCGAGGAGATCATGGCGATCTCCCCCGTACACCCTCCCGTGGTGGCGCTGGGGAAGCTGGCCGGCTGGGATCCCCTGCCGCTTTCGGTACGGGACGCCCGGCGCCGGGCCGGGGAGCTGCGGGACCGGCTGGGTGACCCGGCGCCCGTCACCCCGTCCCGGGACAGCGGCGAGACCGTGGCCGAACTCTCCGGCGTCGCTGTCCGCCATGGGCGGGTGACGGCTCTGCGCGACGTGGATCTGACGTTCACGGGCGGTGAGACCGTCGCCCTGATGGGGCGGAACGGAGCCGGGAAGTCAACGCTGCTGTCGTCCCTGGTCGGGCTGGTCGAGCCGGTGTCGGGCACGGTGTCCGTCGGCGGGCTCGCACCGCACCGGACCCGGCCGCGGGATCTGATCCGGCGGGTCGGTCTGGTGCCGCAGGAGCCGCGGGATCTGCTGTACGCGGACACCGTCGCCGCCGAGTGCGCGGCGGCGGACACCGACGCGGGCGCGGCGCCGGGCGCCTGCCGCGAGCTGGTGGCGCGATTGCTGCCGGGGGTACGGGACGCCACGCATCCGCGTGATCTGTCGGAGGGCCAGCGGCTCGCGCTGGCCCTGGCGGTGGTGCTGACGGCCCGGCCGCCGCTGCTGCTGCTCGACGAGCCGACCCGGGGCCTGGACTACGCGGCGAAGGCCCGGCTGGTGGCGGTGTTGAAGGAGCTGGCGGCGCGGGGGCATGCGATCGTCCTGGCCACGCATGATGTGGAGCTGGCGGCGGAGCTGGCCCAGCGGGTGGTGGTACTGGCCGACGGCGAGATCGTCGCGGACGGTCCGACGGCGGAGGTCGTGGTGGGCTCCCCGGCGTTCGCCCCGCAGACGGCCAAGGTCCTGGCGCCGCGGCGCTGGCTGACCGTGGCCCAGGTGGAGGCGTCTCTATGA
- a CDS encoding MBL fold metallo-hydrolase, with translation MPQVIDHGGGVWSVQVPIPDNPLGHTLVHVVDTDRGPVLVDTGWDDPAAWTALTEGLAAVGTAVADLRGVVITHHHPDHHGLSGRVREESGAWLAMHPADTAIVRRTRGSRPARWFDFLIDTLTRAGAPDAHTAPLYAARAAGRTGGLPGLDPALPDREIVPGELLPLTGRRLRAIWTPGHTPGHVCLHLEEAHPAGLPGRGRLFSGDHLLPGISPHIGLYEDPDDADDGDTDPLGDYTASLELIARLAPAEVLPAHQHAFTGADARVRELLSHHEDRLRGLLSLLSVPLTPWQAAERMEWNRPWAAIPHASRTIAVSEAEAHLRRLVKLGRAEVLPGLPVRYVAV, from the coding sequence ATGCCGCAGGTGATCGACCACGGCGGAGGCGTCTGGTCCGTCCAGGTCCCCATTCCCGACAACCCCCTCGGCCATACCCTGGTGCATGTCGTCGACACCGACCGCGGTCCGGTCCTCGTCGACACCGGCTGGGACGACCCCGCCGCCTGGACCGCGCTCACCGAGGGGCTGGCCGCCGTCGGTACCGCGGTCGCCGATCTGCGCGGGGTCGTGATCACCCACCACCACCCGGACCATCACGGGCTCTCCGGCCGGGTCCGCGAGGAATCCGGGGCATGGCTCGCGATGCACCCGGCGGACACCGCGATCGTCCGGCGCACCCGCGGCTCCCGGCCCGCCCGCTGGTTCGACTTCCTCATCGACACGCTCACCCGCGCCGGGGCGCCCGACGCGCATACCGCGCCGCTGTACGCCGCCCGCGCGGCGGGCCGGACCGGCGGTCTGCCCGGGCTCGACCCCGCCCTGCCCGACCGGGAGATCGTCCCCGGCGAGCTGCTCCCCCTGACGGGCCGGAGGCTGCGCGCGATATGGACGCCCGGGCACACCCCCGGGCATGTCTGCCTCCATCTGGAGGAGGCCCATCCGGCCGGGCTGCCCGGCCGCGGCAGGCTCTTCTCCGGCGATCATCTGCTGCCCGGGATCAGCCCCCATATCGGGCTGTACGAGGATCCGGACGACGCCGACGACGGCGACACCGATCCACTGGGCGACTACACGGCCTCCCTGGAACTCATCGCCCGCCTCGCCCCCGCCGAGGTCCTCCCGGCCCACCAGCACGCCTTCACCGGCGCCGATGCCCGGGTCCGGGAGCTGCTCAGCCATCACGAGGACCGGCTCCGGGGCCTCCTCTCGCTCCTCTCCGTACCCCTCACCCCCTGGCAGGCGGCCGAGCGGATGGAGTGGAACCGCCCCTGGGCCGCGATCCCGCACGCCTCCCGGACGATCGCGGTCTCGGAGGCCGAGGCCCATCTGCGCCGGCTGGTGAAACTGGGGCGCGCGGAGGTCCTGCCCGGGCTCCCTGTGCGATACGTAGCGGTCTGA
- a CDS encoding aldehyde dehydrogenase has product MTEPTEFTEHGQLFIGGIWTDPLGADTIEVVSPHTEQIIGRVPHASPADVDRAVAAARRAFDEGPWPRMELAERIAVVSRIKDAIAVRHEEIARVVSAQNGSPYSWSVLAQALGAMMVWDSAITVARTVAEEEPRAGVLGPILVRREPVGVVAAVVPWNVPQFTAAAKLAPALLAGCTAVLKPSPETPLDSYLLAEIVHEAGLPEGVLSILPAGRETGEYLVGHPGVDKVSFTGSVAAGKRVMEVAARRLTRVTLELGGKSAAVILPDADVAEAVAGIAPAAWMNNGQACVAQTRILAPRDRYDEIAEALTAAAEALTVGDPLDPATQLGPLVAERQRGRSLDYIAAGRREGARVLTGGGRPKGPEHGWYVEPTLLGDVDNGMRVAREEIFGPVVCLLPYGDEEEAVRIANDSDYGLSGSVWTADPERGIGFARRIRTGTYNVNTFSLDMLGPFGGYKNSGLGREFGPEGYAAYLEHKTIHLPAGYGS; this is encoded by the coding sequence ATGACGGAACCCACGGAGTTCACGGAACACGGACAGCTCTTCATCGGCGGCATCTGGACCGACCCCCTCGGCGCCGACACCATCGAGGTCGTCTCGCCCCACACCGAACAGATCATCGGCCGTGTTCCGCACGCCTCCCCGGCGGATGTGGACCGGGCCGTGGCCGCCGCGCGCCGGGCCTTCGACGAGGGCCCCTGGCCCCGGATGGAGTTGGCGGAGCGGATCGCGGTCGTCAGCCGTATCAAGGACGCGATCGCGGTACGCCATGAGGAGATCGCCCGGGTGGTCAGCGCCCAGAACGGCTCCCCCTACTCGTGGAGCGTCCTCGCCCAGGCGCTCGGCGCGATGATGGTGTGGGATTCGGCGATCACCGTCGCCCGGACGGTCGCCGAGGAGGAGCCGCGCGCCGGGGTGCTCGGCCCGATCCTCGTACGGCGCGAGCCCGTCGGGGTCGTCGCGGCCGTCGTGCCGTGGAACGTGCCCCAGTTCACCGCGGCGGCCAAGCTGGCTCCGGCCCTGCTCGCGGGCTGTACGGCGGTACTGAAACCCTCCCCGGAGACCCCGCTCGACTCCTATCTCCTCGCCGAGATCGTCCACGAGGCGGGACTGCCCGAAGGGGTGCTGTCCATCCTGCCCGCCGGGCGCGAGACCGGCGAGTATCTGGTGGGTCACCCGGGCGTGGACAAGGTGTCCTTCACCGGTTCGGTCGCCGCGGGCAAACGCGTCATGGAGGTCGCCGCCCGCCGGCTGACCCGGGTCACCCTCGAACTGGGCGGAAAGTCGGCCGCGGTGATCCTGCCGGACGCCGACGTGGCCGAGGCGGTCGCCGGGATCGCGCCCGCGGCCTGGATGAACAACGGCCAGGCGTGCGTGGCCCAGACCCGGATACTGGCGCCGCGGGACCGCTACGACGAGATAGCCGAGGCCCTGACCGCCGCCGCGGAGGCGCTGACCGTCGGCGATCCGCTGGACCCCGCCACCCAGCTCGGCCCGCTGGTCGCCGAGCGCCAGCGCGGCCGCTCCCTCGACTACATAGCGGCCGGCCGGCGCGAGGGCGCCAGGGTCCTCACCGGCGGCGGCCGCCCGAAGGGGCCGGAACACGGCTGGTACGTCGAGCCGACCCTCCTCGGTGATGTCGACAACGGGATGCGCGTGGCCCGGGAGGAGATCTTCGGCCCGGTGGTCTGTCTGCTGCCGTACGGGGACGAGGAGGAGGCGGTACGGATCGCGAACGACTCCGACTACGGGCTCAGCGGCAGCGTCTGGACGGCCGACCCGGAGCGCGGCATCGGCTTCGCCCGCAGGATCCGGACCGGGACGTACAACGTCAACACCTTCAGCCTCGACATGCTGGGGCCCTTCGGCGGCTACAAGAACTCCGGGCTCGGGCGGGAGTTCGGACCCGAGGGGTACGCGGCCTATCTGGAGCACAAGACGATCCACCTGCCTGCCGGGTACGGCTCCTGA
- a CDS encoding transglycosylase SLT domain-containing protein, whose product MPRSAAAVLRRPSRHALVGAALVATSAAMVLGLNPASAAAAPVAAPAQVPAAVEAASAKAVAQKMIGDDAQFQCFSQIVAKESNWDVQASNPSSGAYGLVQALPATKMATAGSDWKTNPETQIEWGLNYMKERYGSPCAAWTKWQTQGWY is encoded by the coding sequence GTGCCTCGCTCCGCCGCCGCTGTGCTCCGCCGCCCGTCCCGCCACGCGCTGGTGGGCGCCGCGCTCGTCGCGACGTCCGCCGCGATGGTGCTGGGTCTGAACCCGGCCTCCGCCGCTGCCGCCCCCGTGGCCGCCCCGGCCCAGGTTCCGGCCGCCGTGGAGGCCGCGTCCGCGAAGGCGGTCGCCCAGAAGATGATCGGCGACGACGCGCAGTTCCAGTGCTTCAGCCAGATCGTCGCCAAGGAGAGCAACTGGGACGTCCAGGCGTCGAACCCGTCCAGCGGCGCGTACGGCCTGGTGCAGGCGCTTCCGGCGACGAAGATGGCGACGGCCGGCTCCGACTGGAAGACCAACCCGGAGACCCAGATCGAATGGGGCCTGAACTACATGAAGGAGCGCTACGGCAGCCCGTGCGCGGCCTGGACGAAGTGGCAGACCCAGGGCTGGTACTGA
- a CDS encoding CbiQ family ECF transporter T component, translating to MIRRTAPATGRPRPAPASRGRAPVADRANAVHPGAWWLWAIGLAAAASRTTNPLLLGLIVGVAGYVVAARRTDAPWARAYLAFVKLGLFVLAIRVLFSVLLGAPIPGTRLLFTLPEVPLPDWAKGIRIGGRVYAEQLVFAVYQGAKLATLLICVGAANALANPARLLKSLPGALYEAGVAVVVAMTFAPNLVADVARLRTARRLRGRSTGGPRAMAQIGLPVLEGALERSVAVAASMDARGYGRTASVPAAVRHTTTALTLGGLLGVCAGTYTLLAAEGAAYGLPLLVGGLAAAVAGLRLGGRRTVRTRYRPDRFGARSWLVAGSGAVVAALMVWAVSYAPGALEPGVVPLTAPVLPLWPAAGVLIGLLPAFVAPVPPSARAAQESP from the coding sequence ATGATCCGCCGCACCGCCCCGGCCACCGGCCGCCCCCGGCCCGCCCCCGCCTCGCGCGGGCGCGCGCCCGTCGCGGACCGGGCCAATGCCGTCCATCCGGGCGCCTGGTGGCTCTGGGCGATCGGGCTCGCCGCCGCCGCGTCGCGGACCACGAATCCGCTGCTCCTCGGGCTGATCGTGGGCGTCGCCGGATATGTCGTGGCCGCCCGGCGCACCGACGCGCCCTGGGCCCGGGCCTATCTCGCGTTCGTCAAGCTCGGGCTGTTCGTGCTCGCGATCCGGGTGCTGTTCTCCGTCCTCCTCGGCGCGCCGATCCCGGGGACCCGGCTGCTGTTCACCCTCCCCGAAGTGCCACTGCCGGACTGGGCGAAGGGCATCAGGATCGGCGGCCGGGTCTATGCCGAGCAGCTCGTCTTCGCGGTCTATCAGGGCGCGAAGCTGGCGACCCTGCTGATCTGCGTGGGCGCGGCGAACGCGCTCGCGAACCCGGCCAGGCTGCTGAAGTCGCTGCCGGGCGCGCTGTACGAGGCGGGGGTAGCCGTCGTCGTGGCGATGACCTTCGCGCCGAATCTGGTCGCGGACGTGGCCCGGCTGCGTACGGCCCGCCGGCTGCGCGGCCGCTCCACCGGAGGGCCGCGGGCGATGGCGCAGATCGGGCTGCCGGTGCTGGAGGGCGCGCTGGAGCGTTCGGTCGCGGTCGCCGCGTCGATGGACGCCCGCGGCTACGGCCGGACGGCGAGCGTGCCGGCCGCGGTCCGGCACACCACGACCGCCCTGACGCTCGGCGGACTGCTGGGCGTATGCGCCGGTACCTATACGCTGCTGGCCGCGGAGGGGGCCGCCTACGGGCTGCCGCTGCTGGTCGGCGGGCTGGCCGCGGCCGTCGCCGGGCTGCGGCTCGGTGGCCGGCGGACGGTCCGTACCCGCTACCGGCCCGACCGGTTCGGCGCCCGCTCGTGGCTGGTCGCCGGTTCGGGCGCGGTGGTCGCGGCCCTGATGGTGTGGGCGGTGTCGTACGCGCCGGGCGCGCTGGAGCCCGGGGTCGTACCGCTGACCGCGCCCGTCCTTCCGCTCTGGCCCGCGGCCGGTGTTCTGATCGGTCTGCTGCCCGCCTTCGTCGCCCCCGTCCCTCCCTCCGCCCGCGCTGCCCAGGAGTCGCCGTGA
- a CDS encoding SCO2322 family protein → MTSTDRPAPGPRGVRAGRPARAGAFVLALVAGAVAVLGAAAPAQAAGYRYWSYWQASGTTWTYATEGPAIARPSDGAVHGFRFAVSADSSDASTPRTAPDFDAVCGGTPAEPGTKRVALVIDPGTAADAPSGERPPAPRTACARVHPDATAAEALARVAKPLRYDGNALLCAITGYPAAGCGEQVAAGSGNRGDDNGDSNGNGNGNGNGNGNGKETATKDSAATDSTTAASGDSGPTVGVFAALAVLAALGAATFLRSRRRSR, encoded by the coding sequence GTGACCTCCACCGACCGCCCGGCACCAGGGCCCCGGGGCGTACGGGCGGGCCGCCCGGCACGGGCCGGCGCGTTCGTGCTCGCGCTCGTCGCGGGGGCTGTCGCCGTGCTCGGCGCCGCCGCGCCCGCGCAGGCGGCCGGGTACCGCTACTGGTCGTACTGGCAGGCGTCCGGCACCACCTGGACGTACGCCACCGAGGGCCCGGCGATCGCCCGGCCCTCGGACGGCGCGGTCCACGGCTTCCGCTTCGCCGTGAGCGCGGACTCCTCCGACGCGTCCACCCCGCGGACCGCACCCGACTTCGACGCGGTCTGCGGCGGCACACCCGCCGAGCCGGGCACCAAACGCGTCGCCCTCGTCATCGACCCCGGCACCGCCGCCGACGCGCCCTCGGGCGAGCGGCCGCCCGCGCCGCGTACCGCCTGCGCCCGCGTCCACCCCGACGCGACCGCCGCGGAGGCGCTCGCCCGCGTCGCCAAGCCGCTCCGCTACGACGGGAACGCGCTGCTCTGCGCGATCACCGGCTATCCGGCGGCCGGCTGCGGCGAGCAGGTCGCGGCCGGATCGGGCAACAGAGGCGACGACAACGGCGACAGCAACGGCAACGGCAACGGCAACGGCAACGGCAACGGCAACGGGAAGGAAACCGCGACGAAGGATTCCGCCGCGACGGATTCCACCACGGCCGCGTCCGGCGACAGCGGCCCCACCGTGGGCGTCTTCGCCGCGCTCGCCGTCCTCGCCGCCCTCGGCGCGGCGACCTTCCTGCGGTCCCGCCGCCGGTCCCGATGA
- a CDS encoding class I SAM-dependent DNA methyltransferase translates to MTDPSSHLSRTADAYDAMAVPYAAIDRTDLNGPSLDGAFLAAFADRIRSTGGGPVAELGCGPGPVTARLRDLGLDAYGVDLSPVMIDLARKTYPDLRFEVGSMDALELAAGGTAGIVSWYSVIHVPPRELPPYFAEFRRVLAPGGTLLLAFFESEGDPVTVFDHRVTPAYRWPIDELARLAADAGFTEIGRMLREPYEGERYRRGHLLMRSGPAAPVTV, encoded by the coding sequence ATGACCGACCCCAGCTCTCACCTCTCCCGTACCGCCGACGCCTATGACGCCATGGCCGTGCCCTACGCCGCCATCGACCGCACCGACCTCAACGGCCCCTCCCTCGACGGCGCGTTCCTCGCGGCCTTCGCCGACCGGATACGGTCCACGGGCGGCGGGCCCGTCGCCGAGCTGGGCTGCGGGCCCGGGCCGGTGACCGCGCGTCTGCGGGACCTCGGCCTGGACGCCTACGGGGTCGACCTGTCGCCCGTGATGATCGACCTGGCCCGGAAGACCTACCCGGACCTGCGGTTCGAGGTCGGCTCCATGGACGCGCTGGAACTGGCCGCCGGCGGGACCGCGGGGATCGTCTCCTGGTACTCGGTCATCCACGTCCCGCCGCGGGAGCTGCCCCCGTACTTCGCCGAATTCCGCCGGGTGCTCGCCCCCGGCGGAACGCTGCTGCTCGCGTTCTTCGAGTCGGAGGGCGATCCCGTCACCGTTTTCGACCACCGGGTGACACCGGCCTACCGCTGGCCGATCGACGAGCTCGCACGGCTCGCCGCCGACGCCGGGTTCACCGAGATCGGGCGGATGCTCCGCGAGCCGTACGAGGGGGAGCGGTACCGCCGGGGGCATCTGCTGATGAGGTCGGGCCCGGCCGCCCCGGTCACGGTCTGA
- a CDS encoding ferredoxin, with product MGDRWHVEVDRGVCIGSGMCVGTAPEGFTLDSARQSHPKEAATDANETVLAAAESCPVEAIVITLLDSGEPVFPPEE from the coding sequence ATGGGCGACCGCTGGCATGTGGAGGTCGACCGCGGGGTCTGCATCGGCTCCGGGATGTGCGTGGGTACGGCCCCGGAGGGCTTCACCCTGGACTCGGCGCGGCAGTCCCACCCGAAGGAGGCGGCGACGGACGCGAACGAGACGGTGCTCGCGGCGGCGGAGAGCTGTCCGGTGGAGGCGATCGTGATCACCCTGCTGGACAGTGGTGAACCGGTCTTTCCGCCGGAGGAGTGA
- a CDS encoding prenyltransferase/squalene oxidase repeat-containing protein: protein MTNATVRRAAAALAVSAVLGTALAPAASAATTPPPAAALPSGLYGTTDPAYDGVWRQSLALLAQDTVGVEPAGKAVDWLTAQQCADGAFAAYRADASRACDAKLPRDSNATAAAVQALAATGGEEKTTADAVAKAVAWLKSVQNADGGWSYNPGGASDANSTALVIGALAAAGEKPAAVVSAKGGKSPYDALGTFARPCTGPEAGAFVYQPQLPGAVADSTAAAVVAAQGAGLAPKAGSADPAAKGTTCDKAAKGLKGAALNGGAYLAAALAKTGHLLTAPMPGAEDSAPKPDFGNTADAVVALAAQGRTEEAKKPLEWLKANGAAWAKQSGPAAYAQLVFAANATGTNPADFGGTDLVAGLNATGPAPESASPSADGKKDEKKDEKKKDDGSGPNIWWIVGAFFAASAGAGFLLSGRRKSRP from the coding sequence ATGACCAACGCCACCGTACGCCGCGCGGCAGCCGCGCTCGCCGTCTCCGCCGTACTCGGCACGGCCCTCGCGCCCGCCGCGAGCGCGGCCACCACCCCGCCGCCCGCGGCCGCCCTGCCCTCGGGCCTCTACGGCACCACCGACCCGGCGTACGACGGGGTGTGGCGGCAGTCGCTCGCGCTGCTCGCCCAGGACACCGTCGGGGTCGAGCCCGCGGGCAAGGCGGTCGACTGGCTGACCGCTCAGCAGTGCGCGGACGGCGCCTTCGCCGCGTACCGCGCCGACGCCTCGCGCGCCTGTGACGCCAAGCTGCCCCGCGACTCCAACGCCACCGCCGCGGCGGTCCAGGCGCTGGCCGCGACCGGCGGCGAGGAGAAGACCACCGCCGACGCGGTCGCCAAGGCCGTCGCCTGGCTGAAGTCGGTGCAGAACGCGGACGGCGGCTGGAGCTACAACCCGGGCGGGGCGAGCGACGCCAACTCCACCGCTTTGGTGATCGGCGCGCTCGCGGCGGCGGGCGAGAAGCCGGCGGCCGTGGTGTCCGCGAAGGGCGGGAAGTCTCCGTACGACGCGCTGGGGACCTTCGCCCGGCCGTGCACCGGTCCGGAGGCGGGCGCCTTCGTGTACCAGCCGCAGCTGCCGGGGGCCGTCGCCGACTCCACCGCCGCGGCTGTCGTGGCCGCGCAGGGCGCGGGCCTGGCGCCGAAGGCCGGGTCCGCCGATCCCGCCGCCAAGGGCACCACCTGCGACAAGGCCGCGAAGGGCCTCAAGGGTGCGGCCCTCAACGGCGGCGCCTATCTGGCGGCCGCGCTGGCGAAGACCGGCCACCTCCTGACCGCGCCGATGCCGGGCGCGGAGGACTCCGCACCCAAGCCCGACTTCGGGAACACGGCGGACGCGGTCGTCGCGCTGGCGGCGCAGGGCCGTACGGAGGAGGCGAAGAAGCCGCTGGAGTGGCTGAAGGCGAACGGCGCCGCCTGGGCGAAGCAGTCGGGCCCGGCCGCCTACGCCCAGCTCGTCTTCGCGGCCAACGCCACGGGCACCAACCCCGCGGACTTCGGCGGTACGGACCTGGTGGCGGGCCTGAACGCGACGGGTCCGGCGCCGGAGTCGGCGTCGCCGTCCGCCGACGGCAAGAAGGACGAGAAGAAGGACGAGAAGAAGAAGGACGACGGCTCCGGCCCCAACATCTGGTGGATCGTGGGCGCGTTCTTCGCGGCGAGCGCGGGTGCGGGCTTCCTTCTCAGCGGCCGTCGCAAGTCCCGGCCGTGA